A single region of the Nicotiana sylvestris chromosome 6, ASM39365v2, whole genome shotgun sequence genome encodes:
- the LOC104224842 gene encoding uncharacterized protein — MVCFCFLVDQRSVVKKTKPVAGSCSRCGRSAHVADMCTVTRFCYVPLYWKSWKAIVCSFCGAILKSYR; from the coding sequence ATGGTCTGTTTTTGCTTTCTGGTTGATCAGAGGTCAGTAGTAAAGAAGACTAAACCGGTAGCTGGCTCCTGTTCGAGATGTGGCCGTAGTGCTCATGTTGCTGATATGTGTACTGTTACCAGATTTTGTTATGTTCCTTTATACTGGAAATCTTGGAAGGCTATTGTCTGTAGTTTCTGTGGTGCTATTCTCAAGTCTTATAGATAA
- the LOC138870460 gene encoding uncharacterized protein codes for MIISSWNIRRLNKPFNQKELKAFLLKNNITLLGCLETKIKPRSVTKVRAKFSRDLKVYSDEAINERGKIWLLWKEQLVQVNVVIASDQLVHCKVKDKSTQFTCDITFVYGKKTIPERRSLWDQLRQLQHIMQEAWLVIGNFNSVLSVDDRINGKPVQQDELVDFQRCIADIGLGQLNRKGWQWSWCNKRDADNIIYNNIDWAFGNASWLTKYISLEATQTI; via the coding sequence ATGATAATAAGCTCGTGGAATATAAGAAGGCTAAACAAGCCCTTCAATCAAAAAGAACTCAAGGCATTTCTACTGAAAAACAACATTACTCTACTAGGCTGCCTTGAGACAAAGATAAAACCTAGGAGTGTTACTAAAGTTCGAGCTAAATTTAGTAGAGATTTGAAGGTGTACTCTGATGAAGCTATAAATGAGAGGGGGAAAATCTGGCTATTGTGGAAAGAGCAATTGGTGCAGGTCAATGTAGTGATAGCTAGTGATCAACTAGTACATTGTAAGGTGAAAGATAAAAGTACACAATTTACATGTGACATAACATTTGTGTATGGGAAGAAAACTATACCTGAAAGAAGGAGCCTATGGGATCAACTAAGACAACTTCAACATATTATGCAAGAGGCATGGTTGGTTATAGGTAACTTCAATAGCGTGTTATCTGTTGATGATCGAATCAATGGGAAACCAGTGCAACAAGATGAATTGGTGGACTTTCAAAGGTGCATTGCTGATATTGGGTTGGGACAACTGAATAGAAAGGGGTGGCAATGGTCTTGGTGTAATAAAAGGGATGCAGATAACATAATTTATAACAATATTGACTGGGCCTTTGGAAATGCTTCATGGCTGACAAAATATATTAGTCTTGAAGCTACTCAGACTATATAA